The region CAAATTCTTTGGCGCGCTCGTACATATCGATCGTGTCTTTGTCGTCGTAGCGCCAAAACTCAATCGCGCAAAAGCGCTCGTACATCACGTCGGACATAGCGGTTTTGATACGAAACCGCATAAGCTCGCTCGCATAGCGCTCAAAAATACCCCACGCCGCCATCAACACGCTCGATAGCGCCGCTGCCGCCACCAGCCACACCACGCGGCTGCCTGCTGCGCGATCGCCTGCGTACGCTTCGGCGAGCGCCGTGGTCGTGAGCGCCGCTAGATACGTTGTGGCAATCGGCAAACCGGCAGAAATCGCCGAGCCGGTAATCTGCAGTACCGACATGCCTGGCGCGATTCGCAGCGATGTTTTTGCCACGCTATAAAGCGCGCGGATCAGTTGGCGAATGGTTGGTCTGGGGCGGGACATCTGCTGCTATTATAATCACCTTTTCCAAGAAATGATACCGGTTTTTCATTGCAACAAGTATTTGCGTACTGCCGATAACACTAATGACACACCCGCCAAAAGCGGCGAACCTGTCCTTGTTCGCCGCTTTGGTTTGCGGTGTAGCGCTGTGCTGTGCTTATGCAGCTGTTCTCTGTGTTCCTTAGGCTCTTATGCTTGCCAGTCTCTACGGAGGCGGACGCCAATGATGAGGGTGAGGGCGCCTGCGATGAGGACACC is a window of Candidatus Saccharimonadaceae bacterium ML1 DNA encoding:
- a CDS encoding ABC transporter ATP-binding protein/permease, giving the protein MSRPRPTIRQLIRALYSVAKTSLRIAPGMSVLQITGSAISAGLPIATTYLAALTTTALAEAYAGDRAAGSRVVWLVAAAALSSVLMAAWGIFERYASELMRFRIKTAMSDVMYERFCAIEFWRYDDKDTIDMYERAKEFAQFFPYIFARLADAVTHTFTFVFTVWALIAINAWLGLAVVLAAVPSMIVQFRLSRLNANHWRENVETRRRAS